In a genomic window of Leisingera caerulea DSM 24564:
- a CDS encoding FxsA family protein: protein MYLFLAFLMVPIIEIALFIQVGGAIGMWPTLAIVVLTAVLGTWLVKTQGRMAMGQLRSSFQQLSDPAEPLAHGAMILVAGALLLTPGFFTDAVGFALLMPPVRLAVYRYLRARVTVTQFQMGPGSMQGRHYPGTAGRPDEVIDGDYEDVTPADRRGGPSGWVDGPR from the coding sequence ATGTATCTCTTCCTGGCCTTTCTGATGGTTCCCATCATTGAAATCGCTCTGTTTATTCAAGTTGGCGGTGCCATCGGCATGTGGCCGACCCTGGCCATCGTGGTTCTGACCGCGGTTCTGGGCACTTGGCTTGTGAAAACCCAAGGGCGTATGGCCATGGGACAGTTGAGATCCTCGTTCCAGCAACTGTCCGACCCGGCAGAGCCTTTGGCCCATGGCGCCATGATCCTGGTAGCCGGTGCGCTGCTGCTGACCCCGGGTTTCTTTACAGATGCCGTCGGTTTTGCGCTGCTGATGCCACCAGTGCGGCTGGCGGTTTACCGCTACCTGCGCGCCCGTGTCACAGTCACGCAGTTCCAGATGGGTCCCGGCAGCATGCAGGGCCGTCATTATCCCGGTACGGCAGGCCGGCCCGATGAAGTGATCGACGGCGACTATGAAGATGTGACCCCCGCCGACCGGCGCGGCGGGCCCTCCGGCTGGGTTGACGGTCCCCGTTGA
- a CDS encoding Tim44/TimA family putative adaptor protein, with product MESPVIQLLVLAGIAVFLILRLKSVLGTREGFEKPPLPQSEARGRRPDLEVIEGGPDRDITDYVAEGSQQAQALAAMKRAEPSFQVQEFVQGARGAYEMILMGFEHGNLDDIQPFLAEDVFDSFVDAVAQREDKGYKIEADFIGVRETTLQDAQFDPQTGRAEITMRFVGEMTSVVRDRGGDIVEGDPKAIKRQKDTWVFARNMGSDDPNWQLVATDA from the coding sequence ATGGAGTCGCCTGTGATTCAGCTTTTGGTTCTGGCCGGTATTGCTGTGTTTCTGATCCTGCGCTTAAAAAGCGTTCTGGGAACACGCGAAGGCTTTGAAAAGCCGCCGCTGCCGCAATCCGAAGCCCGGGGCCGCCGCCCGGATCTGGAGGTGATCGAGGGCGGCCCGGACCGCGACATCACCGATTATGTGGCGGAAGGCAGCCAGCAGGCCCAGGCGCTGGCTGCAATGAAGCGGGCTGAACCCTCGTTCCAGGTTCAGGAATTCGTGCAAGGCGCGCGCGGCGCCTATGAAATGATCCTGATGGGCTTCGAGCATGGCAATCTGGACGACATCCAGCCGTTCCTGGCGGAAGATGTCTTCGACAGCTTCGTGGATGCCGTCGCGCAGCGCGAGGACAAGGGCTACAAGATCGAGGCCGACTTCATCGGCGTCCGGGAAACCACCCTGCAGGACGCGCAGTTCGACCCGCAGACCGGCCGCGCTGAAATCACCATGCGCTTTGTCGGCGAGATGACCTCGGTGGTACGCGATCGCGGCGGCGACATCGTCGAGGGCGACCCCAAGGCGATCAAGCGCCAGAAGGACACTTGGGTCTTTGCCCGCAACATGGGCAGTGACGACCCCAACTGGCAGCTGGTTGCGACGGACGCATGA
- the mltA gene encoding murein transglycosylase A, with amino-acid sequence MIAALRGALGAAAIAGAAMTASGAHSETVSSILDFGQLDGWAQDDHAQALQVFLGTCRDLRDPDWAALCKAAQSQPPEGARAFFELFFRPVLIEDGNPALFTGYFEPELNGSRYQTSRFRYPVYKMPPEARRTSLWLPRRDILSGDVMQGRGLEIAWVDDPVELFFLQIQGSGRIRLPDGSMIRVGYGGANGHPYKSIGKELVRRGVYNAHQVSAQVIKSWVRRNPADGKELLFHNPSYVFFREVRKVAASKGPLGAMNRSVTPMRTIAADPAYTPLGAPVWVEKDGHMPLRRLMVAQDTGSAIKGAQRADIFVGTGDKAGETAGTMKDPGRMVVLLPIQRAYAMLPEDL; translated from the coding sequence ATGATTGCGGCGCTTCGGGGGGCACTTGGGGCAGCTGCGATTGCAGGTGCCGCGATGACCGCCTCCGGGGCGCACTCCGAGACCGTGTCCAGCATTCTGGACTTTGGGCAGCTCGATGGCTGGGCGCAGGACGATCACGCGCAGGCGCTGCAGGTATTTCTAGGAACGTGCAGAGACCTCAGGGATCCGGACTGGGCTGCCTTGTGCAAGGCCGCCCAGTCGCAGCCGCCTGAAGGCGCCCGCGCCTTCTTTGAGCTGTTCTTCCGCCCTGTGCTGATCGAGGATGGAAACCCTGCCCTTTTCACCGGCTACTTTGAGCCGGAATTGAATGGCTCCCGGTATCAGACCAGCCGCTTCCGCTATCCGGTCTACAAGATGCCGCCGGAAGCCCGCCGCACCAGTCTTTGGCTGCCCCGCCGCGATATCCTCTCCGGTGATGTGATGCAGGGCCGCGGGCTGGAAATTGCCTGGGTGGACGACCCGGTAGAGCTTTTCTTTCTGCAAATCCAGGGCTCCGGCCGGATCCGCCTGCCGGATGGTTCCATGATCCGCGTCGGGTATGGTGGCGCCAACGGACACCCGTATAAATCCATCGGCAAGGAGCTGGTGCGCCGCGGCGTCTATAACGCCCATCAGGTCAGCGCACAGGTGATCAAGTCCTGGGTCCGGCGCAATCCCGCGGATGGCAAGGAACTTCTGTTTCACAACCCGTCATATGTGTTTTTCCGCGAGGTGCGCAAAGTGGCGGCCTCCAAGGGGCCGCTTGGCGCCATGAACCGCTCAGTCACGCCGATGCGCACAATTGCCGCCGACCCAGCCTATACCCCGCTGGGCGCGCCGGTCTGGGTGGAAAAGGACGGCCACATGCCACTGCGCCGGCTGATGGTGGCGCAGGACACCGGCTCTGCCATCAAGGGCGCTCAGCGGGCTGACATCTTTGTCGGCACCGGCGACAAGGCCGGCGAGACCGCCGGCACGATGAAAGACCCGGGCCGGATGGTAGTGCTGCTGCCAATCCAGCGGGCCTATGCGATGTTGCCGGAAGACCTTTGA